One segment of Acidimicrobiales bacterium DNA contains the following:
- a CDS encoding molybdopterin-dependent oxidoreductase translates to MSLEGDVEAPRRPPHHLHAEPWRGTVAGVVAAGTALGFGELVASLGSSLPSLVAGVGGWLIDRSPGDVTRSAIDALGTANKPVLLTAIVVVSLVVGGALGRRSVQTPAVGLVGFAGFGMLGAAAASGEVAATAAGSLTVAVAAAGVGIATLWLLLTAGDGRIPLGANQIESPTDPHASRRSFLGFAGAATAFAGLTASGAGVVAGRSPAEVAREAVELPTPTSTIPLADASFADIDGLAPLYTPNDSFFRIDTALRVPQVEPDRWSLTIDGLVERTLTFTFDELSAMSLVETDVTLACVSNRVGGDLVGNARWLGVPLTDLLDRAGIAPEAEQVVGRSVDGFTAGFPLAALDDGRPALVAIGMNGEPLPLRHGFPARLVVSGLYGYVSATKWLESIELRTWDGFDGYWIPRGWSKEGPVHTQTRIDVPADGSQVAAGPVAVAGVAWAPSRGIDRVEVRVDDGPWVDAELSDPIGDHAWRQWLHRWEATPGSHEIRVRSTDGTGEVQTAEEQPPAPSGATGRHHIRVEVA, encoded by the coding sequence ATGAGCCTCGAGGGCGACGTAGAGGCGCCACGCCGACCACCCCATCACCTCCATGCCGAGCCCTGGCGAGGCACGGTTGCCGGGGTGGTCGCCGCCGGCACGGCACTGGGGTTCGGGGAGCTCGTCGCCTCGCTCGGCTCGAGCTTGCCGTCGTTGGTCGCAGGCGTCGGTGGCTGGCTCATCGACCGCTCGCCGGGCGATGTGACCCGATCGGCTATCGATGCGCTCGGCACCGCCAACAAGCCGGTGCTGCTCACCGCCATCGTCGTCGTGTCCCTCGTGGTAGGTGGGGCGCTGGGTCGCCGTTCGGTCCAGACCCCCGCAGTCGGGCTCGTCGGCTTCGCCGGCTTCGGGATGCTCGGCGCCGCGGCCGCATCCGGCGAGGTCGCCGCGACCGCGGCCGGATCGCTCACCGTGGCCGTCGCCGCCGCCGGGGTCGGAATCGCGACCCTCTGGTTGCTGCTCACCGCCGGCGACGGACGCATCCCCCTGGGCGCCAACCAGATCGAATCACCCACCGACCCCCACGCCTCGCGTCGGAGCTTCCTGGGGTTCGCCGGCGCCGCGACCGCGTTCGCCGGACTGACCGCATCCGGGGCCGGGGTGGTCGCCGGCCGCTCACCCGCCGAGGTCGCTCGCGAAGCAGTCGAGCTGCCCACCCCGACCAGCACGATCCCACTGGCCGACGCCTCCTTCGCCGACATCGACGGGCTGGCGCCCCTGTACACGCCGAACGACTCGTTCTTCCGGATCGACACCGCGCTGAGGGTTCCCCAGGTCGAACCGGACCGGTGGTCGCTCACCATCGACGGCCTGGTCGAGCGCACCCTGACGTTCACCTTCGACGAGCTGTCGGCCATGTCCCTCGTCGAGACCGACGTCACCCTCGCCTGCGTGTCCAACCGGGTGGGCGGCGACCTGGTCGGCAACGCCCGCTGGCTGGGCGTGCCCCTCACCGACCTGCTCGACCGGGCAGGGATCGCTCCCGAAGCCGAACAGGTCGTCGGTCGATCCGTCGACGGCTTCACCGCCGGGTTCCCCCTGGCGGCGCTCGACGACGGCCGGCCGGCACTGGTGGCCATCGGCATGAACGGCGAGCCGCTCCCCCTGCGCCACGGGTTCCCGGCCCGCCTGGTGGTCTCGGGGCTCTACGGCTACGTGTCGGCCACCAAGTGGCTGGAGTCGATCGAGCTGAGGACCTGGGACGGGTTCGACGGCTACTGGATCCCTCGCGGCTGGTCGAAGGAGGGCCCGGTCCACACCCAGACCCGCATCGACGTCCCCGCCGACGGGTCACAGGTCGCGGCAGGGCCGGTGGCGGTGGCCGGGGTGGCCTGGGCGCCCAGCCGCGGGATCGACCGCGTCGAGGTGCGCGTGGACGACGGGCCGTGGGTCGACGCCGAGCTGTCCGATCCCATCGGCGACCACGCCTGGCGGCAGTGGCTGCACCGCTGGGAGGCAACACCCGGCAGCCACGAGATCCGGGTCCGCTCGACCGACGGCACCGGCGAGGTCCAGACCGCCGAGGAGCAGCCACCGGCCCCCAGCGGTGCCACCGGCCGCCACCACATCCGGGTCGAGGTGGCCTGA
- a CDS encoding glycosyltransferase family 2 protein: protein MKLVIQIPCLDEAETLPATLAALPRQIDGFDRVEWLVVDDGSTDDTVAVARDGGVDHLVRLPTHKGLAVAFQAGIDACLKLGADVVVNTDADGQYDPADIPRLVAPILAGEADLVVGDRGVGDVADFSWTKRRLQRLGSSVVSRAAGMPVPDATSGFRAYSRDAALGIVVLSQFTYTLETLIQAGAGPLTVGHVSVTKNPVERPSRLFRSNWDYIRRSIGGILRVATFYSPLRTFTIVAALLGLAALASWYPFLSSWVQGDGTGRVQSIILGAIFAIAAVQVMAVGVLADLLSKQRGLSQETLERVRRLEMHIGVPPSHYEPGTPPDHTSALSAPDERPAG from the coding sequence ATGAAGCTCGTCATCCAGATCCCCTGCCTGGACGAGGCCGAGACGTTGCCGGCCACCCTCGCCGCGCTGCCGCGCCAGATCGACGGGTTCGACCGCGTCGAGTGGCTGGTCGTCGACGACGGATCGACCGACGACACCGTGGCGGTGGCCCGCGACGGCGGGGTCGACCACCTGGTACGACTCCCCACCCACAAGGGGCTGGCGGTGGCGTTCCAGGCGGGGATCGACGCCTGCCTCAAGCTCGGCGCCGACGTGGTCGTGAACACCGACGCCGACGGCCAGTACGACCCGGCCGACATCCCACGGCTCGTCGCGCCGATCCTCGCCGGAGAGGCCGACCTGGTGGTCGGCGACCGCGGGGTGGGCGACGTGGCCGACTTCTCGTGGACCAAGCGGCGCCTCCAACGGCTGGGCAGTTCGGTGGTGAGCCGGGCGGCGGGGATGCCGGTCCCCGACGCCACCTCGGGGTTCCGGGCCTACAGTCGCGACGCTGCGCTGGGCATCGTGGTGCTGTCCCAGTTCACCTACACCCTCGAGACCCTCATCCAGGCCGGGGCGGGACCTCTCACCGTTGGCCACGTGTCGGTCACGAAGAACCCGGTCGAGCGGCCGTCCCGCCTGTTCCGCTCGAACTGGGACTACATCCGCCGCAGCATCGGCGGCATCCTGCGGGTCGCCACCTTCTACTCACCGCTGCGCACCTTCACCATCGTCGCCGCGCTGCTCGGCCTCGCCGCCCTGGCGTCGTGGTACCCGTTCCTGTCGAGCTGGGTGCAGGGCGACGGCACCGGACGGGTCCAGTCGATCATCCTGGGCGCGATCTTCGCCATCGCCGCCGTCCAGGTCATGGCCGTCGGGGTGCTCGCCGACCTGTTGAGCAAGCAGCGCGGCCTCTCCCAGGAGACCCTCGAACGGGTCCGACGCCTGGAGATGCACATCGGGGTGCCACCATCGCACTACGAGCCGGGCACCCCGCCGGACCACACCTCAGCGCTGTCGGCCCCCGACGAGCGGCCTGCCGGCTAG
- a CDS encoding amidase, translating to MTEHHGALIVGPGPIAHPSGAGLLTDTTFVVKDLFDVAGQRTGAGNPEVLEAAHPARVHAAAVERLLAAGATCVGKSHTVETAYALSGVNDHYGTPVNPVDPARDPGGSSSGSAVAVAGGLVDFALGSDTAGSVRVPASYCGIVGVRPTHGRVPLDGVFPLAPRFDTVGWFARTGELARTVGRALLDTPGRRPGLGRLVVATDLFGQCDPGHGETIDGVVAGIGRVLGAEVEPVRFWGEGERGEWPAVFRTLQRFDAWRTNRHWIETLQPRFGPRVAPRWEEAAAVTPEENEAAERLAALLSERAWELLGGDTVLVVPSAPGPAPLLDADPGEVAATRRRLMALTTIAPVAGLPEVSLPLMGFDGLPVGIGLMAGPGNDELLLDLAAALV from the coding sequence ATGACCGAACACCACGGTGCACTGATCGTCGGACCCGGACCGATCGCCCACCCGTCGGGCGCCGGGCTCCTCACCGACACAACCTTCGTGGTCAAGGACCTCTTCGATGTGGCTGGTCAGCGCACCGGTGCCGGGAACCCCGAGGTCCTCGAAGCCGCCCATCCCGCTCGGGTCCACGCCGCCGCGGTGGAGAGGTTGCTCGCCGCCGGCGCCACCTGTGTCGGCAAGTCCCACACCGTCGAGACCGCCTATGCCCTCTCGGGCGTGAACGACCACTACGGCACTCCTGTCAACCCGGTCGACCCCGCTCGCGACCCCGGCGGTTCGTCGAGCGGGTCGGCGGTCGCGGTCGCCGGAGGCCTGGTCGACTTCGCCCTCGGTAGCGACACCGCTGGGTCGGTGCGGGTGCCCGCGTCGTACTGCGGGATCGTCGGCGTCCGCCCCACCCACGGCAGGGTGCCCCTCGACGGGGTGTTCCCCCTGGCCCCCCGCTTCGACACCGTGGGCTGGTTCGCCCGCACCGGCGAGCTCGCCCGCACGGTGGGTCGGGCGCTGCTGGACACTCCCGGTCGTCGGCCGGGGCTCGGGCGGCTGGTGGTGGCGACCGACCTGTTCGGTCAGTGCGACCCAGGGCACGGTGAGACGATCGACGGGGTCGTCGCCGGGATCGGTCGGGTGCTCGGAGCCGAGGTCGAGCCGGTGCGGTTCTGGGGCGAGGGTGAGCGTGGTGAGTGGCCCGCGGTGTTCCGCACCCTGCAACGGTTCGATGCCTGGCGGACCAACCGCCACTGGATCGAGACGTTGCAGCCGAGGTTCGGTCCTCGTGTCGCCCCCCGGTGGGAGGAGGCGGCCGCGGTCACCCCGGAGGAGAACGAGGCCGCGGAGCGACTCGCGGCTCTCCTCTCGGAGCGGGCGTGGGAGCTGCTGGGCGGCGACACCGTGTTGGTCGTGCCCTCTGCCCCCGGCCCGGCCCCGTTGCTCGACGCCGATCCCGGCGAGGTGGCTGCCACCCGCCGCCGGCTCATGGCCCTCACCACCATCGCTCCGGTCGCCGGGCTGCCCGAGGTGTCGCTGCCGCTCATGGGTTTCGACGGCCTGCCGGTCGGGATCGGGCTCATGGCCGGCCCCGGCAACGACGAGCTGTTGCTCGACCTCGCCGCCGCGCTCGTCTAG
- the map gene encoding type I methionyl aminopeptidase — protein sequence MRPPKANEPCWCGSGTKFKRCHGDSSLRLRPGEQTPMREVPGHIERPPYANTGKAVRRPEPRVKSPEVIERMRRTGKAAAQVLATAASHIAPGITTDELDAIAHAESVALDAYPSPLNYQGFPKSLCTSVNEVICHGIPDDRALREGDIVNLDVTVFREGVHGDTDATFLVGEVDPESQRLVRVTRESMERGIDAVKPGRPISDIGQAIQDHAEAEGYGVVRDFIGHGIGEQFHTDLQIPHYYTPHASTIMEPGMTFTIEPMITMGSYRFHLWPDGWTAVTTDGLRTAQFEHTILVTDNGPEVLTAPD from the coding sequence ATGCGGCCCCCCAAGGCCAACGAGCCCTGCTGGTGCGGCAGCGGCACCAAGTTCAAGCGCTGCCACGGCGACTCGTCGCTGCGCCTCCGCCCCGGTGAACAGACCCCCATGCGCGAGGTGCCCGGCCACATCGAACGCCCTCCCTACGCCAACACCGGCAAGGCCGTCCGTCGCCCCGAACCCAGGGTCAAGAGCCCCGAGGTCATCGAGCGCATGCGCCGCACCGGCAAGGCCGCAGCCCAGGTGCTGGCCACCGCCGCCTCACACATCGCTCCTGGCATCACCACCGACGAGCTCGACGCCATCGCCCACGCCGAGTCGGTCGCGCTCGACGCCTACCCCAGCCCGCTCAACTACCAGGGCTTCCCCAAATCGCTGTGCACCTCGGTCAACGAGGTCATCTGCCACGGCATCCCCGACGACCGGGCCCTGCGCGAGGGTGACATCGTCAACCTCGACGTCACCGTGTTCCGAGAAGGCGTGCACGGCGACACCGACGCGACCTTCCTCGTCGGCGAGGTCGACCCCGAGTCCCAGCGGTTGGTCCGGGTCACCCGCGAATCGATGGAGCGGGGCATCGACGCCGTGAAGCCGGGACGGCCCATCTCCGACATCGGCCAGGCGATCCAGGACCACGCCGAAGCCGAGGGCTACGGCGTGGTCCGCGACTTCATCGGCCACGGCATCGGCGAGCAGTTCCACACCGACCTGCAGATCCCCCATTACTACACGCCCCACGCCTCCACGATCATGGAACCGGGCATGACCTTCACCATCGAACCGATGATCACGATGGGTTCCTACCGGTTCCACCTGTGGCCCGACGGGTGGACCGCGGTCACCACCGACGGCCTGCGCACCGCCCAGTTCGAACACACCATCCTCGTCACCGACAACGGCCCCGAGGTGCTGACCGCGCCCGACTGA
- a CDS encoding L-threonylcarbamoyladenylate synthase produces the protein MTAGARPEVTTDPERAVAVLGSGGLVAIPTETVYGLAADATRPEAVRAVFAAKGRPSDHPLIVHVAGADELDRWAADVPGTARALVDRWWPGPLTVLLRRSSRVLDEVTGGRDTVALRSPAHRLAHAVLEGFGGGLVAPSANRFGRVSPTTAADVVAELGARVDLVLDGGPCEVGVESTIVDLSGGVPVVLRQGGVSAGDIEAVLGVHVQVAEQGATPVAPGMLASHYAPDARVVVLDPETGAPEVAQAIGSLADGGADGTFGVLAPEHVAGLDPSVVQLAPAGDAVSYARVLYSRLREADTRGIDCLVVVPPRPEGIGAAVLDRLTRAAHRP, from the coding sequence GTGACCGCGGGGGCTCGACCCGAGGTCACCACCGACCCCGAGCGGGCGGTCGCCGTGCTGGGCTCGGGGGGACTGGTCGCCATCCCCACCGAGACCGTCTACGGGCTCGCGGCCGACGCCACCCGGCCGGAGGCGGTCCGGGCGGTGTTCGCCGCCAAAGGACGTCCGTCCGACCATCCCCTCATCGTCCACGTGGCCGGAGCCGACGAGCTCGACCGGTGGGCGGCAGACGTTCCCGGCACGGCCCGCGCGCTGGTCGATCGCTGGTGGCCAGGTCCGCTCACGGTGCTGTTGCGGCGGTCCTCCCGGGTGTTGGACGAGGTGACCGGTGGGCGTGACACCGTTGCCCTGCGGTCGCCCGCCCATCGGTTGGCCCACGCCGTCCTGGAGGGATTCGGTGGGGGTCTGGTGGCACCTTCGGCCAACCGGTTCGGACGGGTCAGCCCCACCACCGCCGCCGACGTGGTCGCCGAGCTGGGCGCTCGTGTCGACCTTGTCCTCGACGGTGGCCCTTGCGAGGTGGGTGTGGAGTCGACGATCGTCGATCTGAGCGGTGGGGTCCCCGTCGTGTTGCGGCAGGGCGGGGTCTCCGCGGGCGACATCGAAGCGGTGCTCGGGGTGCATGTCCAGGTCGCCGAGCAGGGTGCCACGCCTGTCGCACCGGGCATGTTGGCCTCGCACTACGCCCCCGACGCGCGGGTGGTCGTGCTCGATCCCGAGACGGGCGCGCCGGAGGTGGCCCAGGCCATCGGTTCGCTCGCCGACGGCGGGGCCGATGGAACCTTCGGCGTGCTCGCACCCGAGCACGTGGCCGGTCTCGACCCGTCGGTCGTGCAGCTCGCACCGGCGGGCGACGCGGTGAGCTATGCCCGGGTGCTGTACTCGCGCCTGCGCGAGGCCGACACCAGGGGTATCGACTGTCTGGTGGTGGTCCCGCCGCGCCCCGAGGGCATCGGAGCGGCGGTGCTCGACCGTCTCACCCGTGCCGCCCATCGCCCCTGA
- a CDS encoding glycoside hydrolase family 15 protein, with product MSLRIEDYAMIGDTHTVALVGTDGSIDWLCLPRFDSPSVFTRLLGTADHGHWQISPRGGVRRVTRRYRADTLILETDLETTDGEVRLIDLMPVRDGRADVLRIVEGRRGRVPMRMDLVLRFDYGSIVPWVERMNGRLLAFGGPDAMLLETPLPTHGEHLTTVSEFEVSEGDRIPFRLTWFPSHEQPPASGLDCEADLAATEQFWTDWSSGSRLGAEWRDEAMRSLITLKALTYAPTGGSVAAPTTSLPEHLGGVRNWDYRYCWLRDATFVLSAFINSGHRAEAEAWRGWLIRAVGGDPDHLQIMYGIGGERRLPEHELDWLPGHEGSRPVRIGNGAAPQLQLDAAGMVFDALHLAQTKGVAGPGDEVWAVKTGMLDLLERRWVEPDSGLWEARAERRHYTHSKVMSWVAFDRAVKTIERYGMRGPLDRWRAVRQQIHDEVCEQAWSDRVGAFTMSYGSDLLDASLLTMPLVGFLPVDDPRVQATIRAIEQQLAFGDFLLRYETPDSGVDGLPPGEGAFLLCTAWLANCYAMAGRLDRARDLTRRLIAISNDVGLLAEQYDPVEARMLGNFPQAFSHLGLVSAINAINGWGPPSEPEE from the coding sequence GTGAGCCTGCGGATCGAGGACTACGCCATGATCGGCGACACCCACACGGTGGCGCTGGTCGGCACCGACGGGTCGATCGACTGGCTGTGCCTGCCCAGGTTCGACTCGCCGTCGGTGTTCACCCGGCTGCTCGGCACCGCCGACCACGGGCACTGGCAGATCTCGCCCCGAGGCGGTGTTCGCCGGGTCACCCGCCGCTACCGCGCCGACACGCTCATCCTCGAGACCGATCTCGAGACCACCGATGGCGAGGTTCGCCTGATCGATCTGATGCCGGTGCGCGACGGTCGAGCCGACGTGTTGCGCATCGTCGAGGGCCGACGCGGGCGGGTCCCGATGCGCATGGACCTGGTGCTGCGGTTCGACTACGGCAGCATCGTCCCGTGGGTGGAACGGATGAACGGGCGGCTGCTCGCCTTCGGTGGGCCCGACGCGATGCTCCTCGAGACGCCGCTGCCGACCCACGGCGAGCACCTCACCACCGTGAGCGAGTTCGAGGTCTCCGAAGGCGATCGGATCCCGTTCCGGCTCACCTGGTTCCCCTCCCACGAGCAGCCCCCGGCCAGCGGGCTCGACTGCGAAGCCGATCTCGCCGCCACCGAGCAGTTCTGGACCGACTGGTCGTCGGGGTCGCGGCTCGGGGCCGAGTGGCGCGACGAGGCCATGCGGTCGCTGATCACCCTCAAGGCCCTCACCTACGCCCCCACCGGGGGCAGCGTCGCCGCCCCCACCACCTCGCTACCCGAGCACCTCGGCGGTGTCCGCAACTGGGACTACCGCTACTGCTGGCTTCGCGACGCCACCTTCGTGCTGTCGGCGTTCATCAACTCCGGTCATCGCGCCGAGGCCGAGGCGTGGCGCGGCTGGCTGATCCGCGCCGTCGGCGGCGACCCCGACCACCTCCAGATCATGTACGGCATCGGTGGCGAACGCCGCCTGCCCGAGCACGAGCTCGACTGGCTGCCGGGACATGAGGGGTCGCGCCCGGTGCGGATCGGCAATGGGGCTGCCCCCCAGCTTCAGCTCGACGCCGCGGGCATGGTGTTCGACGCGCTCCACCTGGCCCAGACGAAGGGGGTTGCCGGACCCGGCGACGAGGTCTGGGCGGTCAAGACGGGCATGCTGGACCTGCTCGAGCGGCGTTGGGTCGAGCCCGACTCCGGATTGTGGGAGGCCCGGGCGGAGCGGCGCCACTACACCCACTCCAAGGTGATGTCGTGGGTGGCGTTCGATCGCGCGGTCAAGACCATCGAGAGGTACGGGATGCGAGGCCCCCTCGACCGTTGGCGTGCGGTGCGCCAGCAGATCCACGACGAGGTCTGCGAGCAGGCGTGGAGCGACCGCGTGGGAGCGTTCACCATGTCGTATGGCTCCGACCTCCTCGACGCGTCGTTGCTCACCATGCCCTTGGTGGGGTTCCTTCCTGTCGACGACCCGCGGGTGCAGGCCACGATCCGGGCGATCGAGCAGCAGCTGGCCTTCGGTGACTTCCTGTTGCGCTACGAGACCCCCGACAGCGGGGTCGACGGCCTGCCGCCGGGCGAGGGGGCGTTCCTGCTCTGCACCGCATGGCTCGCGAACTGCTACGCGATGGCGGGCAGGCTCGACCGGGCCCGTGACCTGACCCGGCGGCTGATCGCGATCAGCAACGACGTCGGCCTCCTCGCCGAGCAGTACGACCCCGTCGAGGCCAGGATGCTCGGCAACTTCCCACAGGCCTTCTCCCACCTGGGGTTGGTGAGCGCGATCAACGCCATCAACGGGTGGGGTCCGCCGTCGGAGCCCGAGGAGTGA
- the moaC gene encoding cyclic pyranopterin monophosphate synthase MoaC — MSDHHLTHLDPLGRARMVDVTPKDPTHRRALARGRVHMQPETASLVARGALTKGDVLSVARVAGIQAAKRAPDLIPLCHPLLIGSVLVNFRIEDDYIEVEAQVDTFDRTGVEMEAMTACSVAALTIYDMCKSVDRSMVIGDVTLWEKTGGRSGTYRREPEPGADGQL, encoded by the coding sequence ATGTCCGACCACCACCTCACCCACCTCGACCCGCTCGGCCGGGCCCGAATGGTCGATGTCACCCCCAAGGACCCCACCCACCGCCGGGCGCTGGCCCGAGGCCGGGTGCACATGCAACCCGAGACGGCGTCGCTGGTGGCCCGGGGTGCGCTCACCAAGGGCGATGTGTTGTCGGTGGCCCGGGTGGCGGGCATCCAGGCCGCCAAGCGGGCACCCGACCTCATCCCGCTGTGCCATCCGCTGCTGATCGGGTCGGTGCTGGTCAACTTCCGCATCGAGGACGACTACATCGAGGTCGAGGCCCAGGTCGACACCTTCGATCGCACCGGTGTCGAGATGGAGGCCATGACGGCGTGTTCGGTCGCCGCCCTCACCATCTACGACATGTGCAAGTCGGTCGACCGGTCGATGGTCATCGGCGACGTGACCCTCTGGGAGAAGACCGGAGGCCGCTCCGGCACCTACCGGCGTGAACCCGAGCCCGGAGCCGACGGTCAGCTCTGA
- the moaA gene encoding GTP 3',8-cyclase MoaA, with protein sequence MTESLVDGYGRVHRDLRISVTDRCNFRCTYCMPAEGMDWLPRADVLSFEEIEQIARLLVERYGFDSIRLTGGEPLVRAHLPVLVAKLAALGVDLSLTTNGSTLAHSAEELVRAGLGRINVSLDTLRPDRFVEITRRDELETVLAGIDAALAAGLSPVKINAVMMRGVNDDELVDFARFGRERGVTVRFIEFMPLDATGEWTDDQVVTHAEIVERIGEVFPLEPLGEAVRGSAPAERFRYLDGGGEIGVIASVTQSFCSSCDRVRLTAEGQLRACLFALEETGLRDLLRSGASDDELAAAVESTVGSKWAGHNIGDAVFIRPNKSMSQIGG encoded by the coding sequence ATGACCGAGTCCCTCGTCGACGGCTACGGGCGCGTGCACCGCGACCTGCGCATCTCTGTCACCGACCGCTGCAACTTCCGCTGCACCTACTGCATGCCGGCCGAGGGGATGGACTGGTTGCCTCGCGCGGACGTGCTGAGCTTCGAGGAGATCGAGCAGATCGCCCGGCTTCTGGTCGAGCGCTACGGGTTCGACAGCATTCGCCTCACCGGGGGCGAGCCGTTGGTCCGCGCCCACCTCCCGGTGCTGGTCGCCAAGCTCGCCGCCCTCGGTGTCGACCTGTCGCTCACCACCAACGGGTCCACCCTCGCTCACTCCGCCGAGGAGCTGGTCCGGGCAGGGTTGGGTCGGATCAACGTCTCGCTCGACACGCTGCGCCCCGACCGCTTCGTCGAGATCACCCGGCGCGACGAGCTCGAGACGGTCCTCGCCGGCATCGACGCCGCGCTGGCGGCGGGCCTGTCGCCGGTGAAGATCAATGCGGTGATGATGCGGGGGGTCAACGACGACGAGCTGGTCGACTTCGCCCGCTTCGGCCGCGAGCGTGGCGTCACCGTCCGCTTCATCGAGTTCATGCCGCTCGACGCGACCGGAGAGTGGACCGACGACCAGGTGGTCACCCACGCCGAGATCGTCGAGCGGATCGGCGAGGTCTTCCCGCTCGAGCCCCTCGGCGAGGCCGTGCGCGGGTCGGCACCGGCCGAACGCTTCCGCTACCTCGACGGCGGTGGAGAGATCGGCGTCATCGCCAGCGTCACCCAGTCGTTCTGCTCGTCGTGTGACCGGGTGCGCCTCACCGCCGAGGGACAGCTGCGCGCCTGTCTGTTCGCGCTCGAGGAGACCGGCCTGCGCGATCTGCTGCGCTCCGGCGCCTCCGACGACGAGCTGGCCGCTGCAGTCGAGTCGACGGTGGGGTCGAAGTGGGCCGGACACAACATCGGCGACGCCGTGTTCATCCGTCCCAACAAGTCGATGAGCCAGATCGGCGGCTGA